The Octadecabacter arcticus 238 genome contains a region encoding:
- a CDS encoding ABC transporter ATP-binding protein, with translation MNISDRIFRPFENLVRPFDLPLRVLPATGVWRLVWHFAQLFRGILIAVAGLSVISAGIGLAMVWALAFVVDGVTAQGAASFVADEIWTLAALVFLFAVVDPVVTFVRGAFMAQTVQVLLPAAMQWQAHKAVERQDVSFFEDVFAGQVASRIGQVSGAVQRSMMIAMQMVPRVVISFGGAAVLLAALSPMMALPVVVWIALNIILAWFAVPVYAARSRKVAAATSRATGAMTDVYSNIAMVKLFAAEDSEAGAIQKVIGETIDTQHRENRAYVSTDALVHLLNVSLVVSIFAVGLWGLVSGFVSLGDFVAAATIARTLSASSGMFIGLGQSISRAYGTIADAMPIMTTQPTLMDATNAPDLNLTSGQILFDHVTFGYGKADAVVRELTLAIAPGERVALVGLSGAGKSTLVSLLMRLRDVESGRVTVDGQNVRDVTQTSLRGQIGVVTQDVGLLHRSIRDNIRYGRPDATDAEVEAAAQAAQAMGFIRDLRDDKGRVGLDAFVGDRGVKLSGGQRQRVTIARALLKDAPILVLDEATSALDSEAEAAIQENLDRLMAGKTTLAIAHRLSTIAAMDRIVVMDAGHIVEQGTHDTLLAQDGLYARLWARQSGGFLALKMGAA, from the coding sequence ATGAACATATCAGACCGCATCTTCCGCCCATTTGAGAACCTTGTACGACCCTTCGACCTTCCCCTGCGCGTCCTGCCCGCAACTGGGGTCTGGCGTTTGGTCTGGCATTTTGCACAGCTCTTTCGTGGCATTTTGATTGCGGTTGCCGGGTTGTCAGTAATCTCAGCGGGGATCGGACTGGCGATGGTCTGGGCACTGGCCTTTGTGGTCGACGGTGTCACGGCGCAGGGTGCAGCTTCATTTGTTGCGGACGAAATATGGACACTGGCCGCTTTGGTCTTCCTGTTTGCTGTTGTTGACCCAGTCGTGACCTTTGTGCGCGGGGCCTTCATGGCGCAAACGGTGCAGGTTCTGTTGCCAGCCGCGATGCAGTGGCAGGCCCACAAAGCTGTCGAACGCCAAGACGTCTCTTTCTTTGAAGACGTGTTTGCGGGTCAGGTTGCCAGCCGCATCGGGCAGGTTTCCGGTGCGGTGCAGCGGTCCATGATGATCGCCATGCAGATGGTGCCGCGCGTCGTTATTTCTTTTGGCGGGGCTGCCGTGTTGCTGGCGGCCTTATCGCCAATGATGGCCTTGCCGGTTGTGGTCTGGATCGCGCTCAACATCATTTTAGCATGGTTTGCGGTTCCGGTTTATGCGGCGCGGTCACGCAAAGTGGCGGCGGCCACCAGCCGGGCCACAGGGGCCATGACAGATGTGTATTCCAACATTGCGATGGTGAAACTTTTTGCCGCAGAAGACAGCGAGGCAGGTGCGATCCAAAAGGTCATAGGTGAGACCATCGACACCCAGCACCGTGAGAACCGCGCCTATGTTTCCACGGATGCCTTGGTGCATCTGCTGAATGTGTCGCTGGTTGTGTCTATCTTCGCAGTGGGTCTGTGGGGTTTGGTCTCTGGGTTTGTCAGTTTGGGTGATTTTGTTGCGGCGGCCACTATCGCCCGTACTCTGTCGGCGTCATCAGGAATGTTTATTGGGTTGGGCCAGTCGATCAGTCGCGCCTATGGAACGATCGCTGACGCAATGCCAATTATGACTACGCAACCAACCCTGATGGATGCCACGAATGCACCCGACTTGAACTTGACCTCTGGGCAGATCCTGTTCGATCACGTGACCTTTGGATATGGAAAAGCAGACGCCGTGGTACGTGAACTGACGCTTGCCATAGCCCCCGGCGAGAGAGTTGCCTTGGTCGGTTTGTCCGGTGCAGGCAAATCGACCCTCGTCTCCCTCTTGATGCGGTTGCGCGATGTTGAGTCCGGTCGTGTGACCGTTGACGGCCAGAACGTCCGCGATGTCACGCAGACCTCCTTGCGAGGGCAGATCGGTGTGGTGACACAGGATGTCGGACTGCTGCATCGGTCCATCCGTGACAATATCCGCTATGGTCGCCCAGACGCCACGGACGCCGAAGTCGAGGCCGCCGCGCAAGCCGCACAAGCCATGGGCTTCATTCGCGATCTGCGTGATGACAAGGGCCGCGTGGGCCTTGACGCATTCGTCGGTGACCGCGGCGTTAAACTCTCGGGTGGTCAACGCCAAAGGGTCACCATAGCCCGTGCACTCCTCAAGGACGCTCCGATCCTTGTGTTGGACGAAGCCACGAGCGCGCTTGATAGTGAAGCTGAAGCCGCGATCCAAGAGAATCTGGACCGCTTGATGGCTGGAAAAACAACTCTGGCCATCGCGCACCGCCTGTCCACCATCGCAGCTATGGATCGTATAGTGGTCATGGATGCGGGCCACATCGTCGAGCAAGGCACACACGATACCCTGTTGGCACAAGATGGCCTCTACGCCCGCCTCTGGGCACGACAATCCGGCGGCTTTCTTGCGCTGAAAATGGGTGCAGCCTGA
- a CDS encoding IS30 family transposase codes for MDIRSKHLSSEDRGVILAEHNRGSSQRLIGQLLHRPASTICRELARGRQEDGSYCPQAARQAYDARRARCRRERKLVEGSDLYRFVHGKLVHLHWSPEQIAQRLRLMKPDDPSAHVSHETIYAAIYAQPRGGLKAAMIEALRQAKPKRGLKRRTAAGSAMVPESLRIINRPEEIEARLVPGHWEGDLIKGAFNRSSVGTLVERKTRFVILCKMDGNGAEAALDSFTRQMRRLPAALRKSMTYDRGSEMACHPELARRLKIDIWFCDPHAPWQRGSNENTNGLLRQYMPKGTDLNGASQTWLNDVANLMNNRPRKTLGWRTPAEAMADEIAAFKSTVALDV; via the coding sequence ATGGACATACGAAGCAAGCACCTCAGCAGCGAGGACCGTGGCGTGATATTAGCCGAGCATAATAGGGGCAGCAGTCAGCGGTTGATCGGCCAGCTTTTGCATCGCCCGGCGAGCACGATCTGCCGTGAGCTGGCGCGAGGTCGGCAGGAAGACGGCAGCTATTGCCCGCAAGCGGCGCGGCAGGCCTATGATGCCCGGCGTGCGCGCTGCCGCCGCGAGCGCAAGCTTGTGGAGGGGAGCGATCTTTATCGTTTTGTTCATGGCAAGCTCGTACATCTGCACTGGTCGCCTGAGCAGATTGCGCAGAGACTGCGTCTCATGAAGCCTGATGATCCATCCGCCCATGTGAGCCATGAGACCATCTATGCCGCGATTTACGCGCAGCCACGTGGTGGGCTGAAGGCGGCGATGATCGAGGCGTTGCGTCAAGCGAAGCCTAAGCGTGGGCTCAAGCGCAGGACAGCGGCGGGCAGTGCTATGGTCCCGGAATCATTGCGCATTATCAATCGCCCTGAAGAGATCGAAGCGCGACTGGTACCAGGCCATTGGGAGGGCGACCTCATCAAGGGCGCATTCAATCGCTCGTCAGTGGGGACCTTGGTCGAGCGCAAGACACGCTTTGTCATTCTTTGCAAAATGGACGGCAATGGGGCCGAGGCCGCGCTCGACAGCTTCACCCGCCAGATGAGACGACTACCCGCTGCTTTGCGCAAGAGCATGACCTACGACCGCGGCTCCGAAATGGCCTGCCACCCCGAACTCGCCAGACGGTTGAAGATCGATATCTGGTTCTGCGATCCGCATGCGCCTTGGCAGCGTGGCAGCAACGAGAACACCAACGGACTGCTGCGTCAGTACATGCCCAAAGGAACTGACCTGAACGGTGCAAGCCAAACATGGCTGAACGACGTTGCAAACCTGATGAACAACCGTCCGAGAAAAACTCTCGGTTGGAGAACACCCGCTGAAGCCATGGCCGACGAAATCGCGGCCTTCAAATCAACCGTTGCACTTGATGTTTGA
- a CDS encoding aldo/keto reductase, with protein MEKRQVGRTGLMIDTLGLGGAPLGGNFVDLEYGQAVELIQAAMDAGIGYFDTAPWYGFGRSERVMGDTLRGNGHVLSDKVGRLLKPGAVSNPMDFGMIDPLPFNVVYDYSYDGIMRAFEDNLQRLGLERIDILLVHDIGAFQHGEENERHFRDLAHSGYRAMDELRKTGQVKAIGLGVNENQVCIDALGIGEWDVFLLAGRYTLLEQTALDTLFPACRKAGTTIICGGPFNSGILAGRDMWNYARAPDEVISRARALSAVADEFSVPLAAAALQFPLGNDIVTSVIPGPRDKTELQQIVDWFSTPIPGEFWATLKSKGLIDGATPVPD; from the coding sequence ATGGAAAAGCGACAGGTCGGGCGTACTGGGCTGATGATCGACACTCTGGGGTTGGGCGGGGCACCGCTCGGGGGGAACTTCGTCGATCTTGAATACGGTCAAGCGGTGGAGTTGATCCAGGCTGCAATGGATGCTGGAATTGGCTACTTCGACACTGCCCCTTGGTATGGATTTGGACGGTCAGAACGCGTGATGGGTGACACCCTACGCGGCAACGGGCACGTACTTTCAGACAAGGTTGGAAGGCTCCTGAAACCTGGGGCTGTTAGCAACCCAATGGATTTTGGCATGATCGACCCGCTGCCGTTCAATGTTGTTTACGACTACAGCTACGATGGGATTATGCGTGCCTTTGAGGACAATCTCCAACGACTTGGGCTTGAGCGCATCGATATCCTTTTGGTCCACGACATCGGGGCGTTCCAGCATGGTGAAGAAAACGAGCGTCACTTCAGAGATCTCGCCCATAGTGGCTATCGAGCGATGGATGAGCTGCGCAAGACCGGTCAGGTCAAGGCCATCGGCTTAGGAGTCAACGAAAACCAGGTCTGCATAGATGCGCTTGGGATTGGTGAGTGGGACGTTTTCCTTCTTGCTGGTCGGTACACACTCCTAGAACAGACCGCTTTAGACACGCTTTTCCCCGCGTGCCGTAAAGCAGGAACAACGATCATCTGTGGCGGCCCGTTCAACTCCGGGATTTTAGCAGGACGGGACATGTGGAACTACGCCAGGGCACCGGACGAAGTCATCAGTAGGGCTAGAGCCCTGAGCGCAGTTGCCGATGAGTTTTCGGTCCCGCTGGCTGCAGCTGCGCTGCAGTTTCCGCTTGGGAATGACATCGTCACCTCGGTCATTCCGGGTCCGCGGGACAAGACCGAGCTTCAACAGATCGTCGATTGGTTTTCAACGCCAATCCCTGGTGAATTCTGGGCAACACTCAAGTCAAAGGGCTTGATTGACGGTGCTACGCCTGTTCCAGATTAG